A window of Vulgatibacter sp. genomic DNA:
AGAAGGACTCGATCGAGCGCAGGACCCGCTCGATCGCCTGGCTGATCTTCCCGCCCTCGCCGTGGTGGCGCAGGAGCTTGGCCGAGAGCATCGGCGTCAGCGTCAGCGACACGAAGAAGGAGATGATCACCGAGACCGCCACGGTGATGCCGAACTGGTAGAAGAACTTGCCCATGATGCCTTCCATGAAGGCCACGGGCACGAAGACCGCCACGATGGAGAGCGTCACCGCGAGCACCGCGAGGGCGATCTCCTTGGTGCCTTCCCAGGCGGCGCGGAAGGGCGACTTGCCCTCCTCCATGTGACGGACGACGTTCTCGATCACCACGATGGCGTCGTCGATCAAGAGGCCGATCGAAAGGGTGAGCGCCAGCATCGTGATGATGTTGAAGGTGAAGCCGAGCGCCTCGATCACCGCGAAGGTGCCGATCACCGAGACCGGCAGCGCCACCGCGGAGATGATGGTGGAGCGGCCGTTGCGCAGGAAGAGGAGCACGATGACGACGGCGAGGAGGCCGCCGATGATCATGTCGTGCTGCACGCCCTCGATCGAGGAGCGGATGAAGCGCGAGTTGTCGGAGACGGTGGAGAGCACCGCACCCTCGGGCAGCTGCGACTGGACGCTGGCCAGCGCCGACTTGAGCTCGTCAGCCACCGCCACGGTGTTGGCGCCGGACTGCTTCTTCACCTGCAGCGCCACCGCGGACTCCCCCATGAAGCGGGCGGCGGAGCGGGCCTCCTCGGGGCCGTCGATCACGTTGGCCACGTCGCGGATGCGCACCGGCGAAGGGGTGGGCGCCGGGATGATCAGCTCGCGGATCTGGTCGGCGCTCTTCGCCTCGGAGGTGAGCTTGATGGTCCGCTCGCGTGCGGCCTCGGCGGTGCGGCCGCCGGGGATCTCGATGCTCTGCGCCTGCACCGCAGCGACCACGTCGCTGGCGGCGAGGCCGTAGCCCCGGAGGCGATCCGGATCGATCTCGATCTGGATCTGGCGCTCGCGGCCACCGACGATGTCCACCGCGCCGACGCCGGCCTTCTGCTGCAGCGCGGGCTTCACCACGTCGTCGGCGAGGCGGGTGAGCTCCTCCACCGGCACCGGGCCGGCGAGGGCGAAGGTCATCACCGGCGCCGCGCCGATGTCGAACTTCTCGACCACCGGCGTCTCGATCTCCTGGGGGAGATCGCGGAGCGTCGCCTGGACCTTGTCGCGCACTTCCTGCGCGGCGATGTCCGGATCCTTGTCGAGGTCGAACTGCACCACGACCTGCGAGACCGACTCCACGTTGACCGAGCGCAGGGTCTCGAGGCCGGAGAGGGTGTTGATCGACTCCTCGAGGGGGTCGGAGACGTCCTGCTCCATCGTCGCCGGATCGGCGCCCGGCATCACCGTGAGCACGGTGACCACCGGGAATTCGACCTCCGGGAACTGGTCCACGCCGATGCGCGGATAGGCGAACATGCCGAACACCACGAACGCCGCCACGAGCATCGTGGTGAAGACCGGCCGCGTGATGAAGGTTTTGATCGGATCCATCGAACTTCACACTCGCCGCGCGCTTGCGCCGCCGGCGCCCTGCGGCGCACCCGAAGGGCGCCGCGATCCATCCGTTCGTACCGTTACTGGAGCACCTGGACGGCCATGCCGTCCTTCAGGTTGGCGCCGTTGTCGGCCACCACCTGTGCGGCGCCGTCGAGGCCGCCGAGGACCCGGACCACGCCGGGGGAGACGGCCTCCGCCTCGATCTCGGCGCGGACGACCTTCCCCTCGTTCACCAGCCAGACGAAGCGCTTCTCGCCTTCCTTGCGGACCGACTGCGCCGGCAGGTAGAGCCCAGCCGCTGCGACGTCGGCGGTGACCGAGAAGTCCACCTCGACCATCGCGTTGGGCCGCATCGCCGGGCTGCGCTCGCCGACGAGATCCGCCCGGACCTCGACGGTGCGGGCGCCGGACTCGACCACCGTGCCCACGGTCCGGACCTTCGCCTCGAAGGCGGTGCCGGTGGGGTGGACCACCCCGCGGACGATGGCGCCGGGCTGCACGGTGGAGACCACCGTCTCGGGGACCGGCAGCACCACCTCGAGGTTGGTGGCGTCCACCAGCCCGATCACCGGCGTGGGCGGCATCATCGCCACGTACTCGCCGACGTTCTTCAGCTTGGCGGTCACGGTGCCGTCGAAGGGCGCCCGCAGGGTGTGGTCGGCCAGCATCTTCGAGGCGTTCCGCGCTGCGGCGCGGGCCTGCTTGAGGCTCGCCTCCGCCTGCTTGAACCCCGCCTCGGCCTTCTCGAGGCCCGCGGGGGAGACGCCGCCGGAGGCCCGGAGCGAGCGGGCCCGCTCGAGGTCCTGGGTCGCCACCTCGAGGCCCGCCTCCGCCATCGCCACCGCGGCCTTCGCCTGCTCCACGCCGATGGCGGCGCTGGTTGCGTCGAGGCGGAGGAGCACGTCGCCCTTCTTCACCCGGTCGCCGACCTCCACCGCGATCGAGGCGATGCTGCCGCTCGCCCTGGCGCTGAGCATCGCCTCGTTGCGGGCGAGGAGCCTGCCGGTGGCCTTCACCAGATCGCCGGCGAGCTCGGTCCGCGGCTGGACCACCCGCACGCCGACCGTCGCCACGTCGGCGGAACGCTCGGGGAGCGCTGCCTTCTCTGCTGCGCCGGAGCAGCCTGCGAGGAGACCGGCTGCGACAAGGGCTGGGACCAGGATGCGTCCGATTGCGTGGCTCATGCGGGGCCTTTCACTGCGCCGAATCATCGTTCGGCCATTTCGAATGCGCGTTTATTTGCGGTGAAGCGGACCTTTGTCAAGTCGATCGGCCGATCGCTCGACGAGGTGCGTCGAACCGCTGGAATTACTTGGAATTCCCGGAGCCCGAGAGCCCGTGGAAGAAGAGGTCGAGGAGCCGGGGGATCCCCTCCTCGAGGCTCGAATCCGAGGGCCCGCGGAGCCAGCGGACGAAGAATCCGTGGGTCATGCCGGCGAAGGCGAGGGCGAGATCCGCTGGCTCCCAGCCGCCGAGCTCCTCGGGGCGGGCCTCCTGGCGGAAGAATTGCTCGAAGTCGAGGGCCGACATCTCCACCGGGGTGAGGGCCTCTTCCCGGGCGGCGTTGCACATCGCCCCGTCGCTCGAGAAGTAGAAGAAGCGGATCGCGTCCCGGTGGCGCTTGGCCACCTCGGTCTGCCGACGGACGAGCAGATCCAGCTTCTGGCGCAGGGTCAGCCCCTCGGGGACCGGGAGCTCGAGGGCGGAGAAGCGCTCGTTCCGGATCGACTCGAAGAGCCCCCGGATGATCTCCTCCTTGCTGGAGAAGTAGCTGTAGAGCGACGCGGCGGTGTAGCCGGCCTCCCGGGCGATGTCCTGCATCGTGGCGCCGGTGAAGCCGCGGCTGGCGAACGCCCGGGCAGCTGCCTCCAGGATGTCCTGGCGGGTGCGGGCGATCTCGCGGGCGCGTCGAGGGGTCGTTGCCATCGAATTGAATCTCCGTTCGATCTTCCGAACGGCTGATAGCATCGAAGGAATTTCCGTGCAACGCGGCCGAGCCGCGTTCTAGAGCAACTTGCCGTCGCCCCTGGCCCGGAGGGCCTCCACCACCTTGCGGACCTCCTGCGCCCGGTCGCGGTTGCAGACGAGGAGGGCGTCCCCGGCGTCGACCACGATCAGGTCGGAGACGCCGATCAGCGCCACCGGCTTGTTCCCCTGCCCGAGCACCACGTTCTGCAGGGCGTCGAAGAGCATCACGTTGCCGGAGGTGACGTTCCCTGCCGCGTCCGCCTCCCGGACTTCGGGGAGCGAGGAGAAGGAGCCGAGATCCGACCAGGTGAACGAGGCCGGTACCACGGCGATGTCCTGCGCCTTCTCCATCACCGCGTAGTCGATCGAGATCGAGGGACAGGTGGGGAAATGCCGGGCCACCGCCCGGGCGAAACCCGCGGTGCCGACCGAAGGCGCGATCTTCGCCAGCGCCGCGGCGCAGTCGGGGAGGTGCTCGCGGAGCTCCTCCAGGATCCGATCGGCCCGGAAGGCGAACATGCCCGCGTTCCAGAGGTAGCCGCCGGCGGCGAGGTAGCCCTTCGCCCGCTCGCGATCGGGCTTCTCGTGGAAGGCGGTGACCCGGTGGCCCCCGCCCTTCGCCAGCGGTGCGCCGACCTGGATGTAGCCGAAGCCCGTCTCCGCCCGGGTGGGCTGGACGCCGATGGTGACCAGCGAGCCCCGCCCCGCGAGATCCACCGCCCGCTGCACCGTCTCCCGGAAGGCCTGGAGATCGAGGATCGCGTGATCGGAGGGGAGGACGAGGAGGACGCCCTTCGGATCGCGGGCAGCGACCACGGTGGCGGCGAGGCCGATCGCCGGCGCGGTGTTGCGTGCGGCGGGCTCCACCACCACCCCGCCCCGCGCCTCCTCCGGCAGCATCCTGCGGATCGCCGGCGCGTGGGCCCTGCCGCAAACCGTGACGATGTCTTCGAGGCGTGAGAGTCCCACCAGCCGCGCCGCCGTGTCGGCGACCAGGGGTTTGTCGGAGGCGAGCGGCAGGAGCTGCTTCGGCTTCTTCTCGCGGGAGAGGGGCCAGAACCTGGTGCCGCTGCCGCCGGCGAGGATCACGGGATGGATGCGCTTCTTCGTCGCCATGGCGGGGCGCACTCTACTTCGAAACGCGGCGGCGCCCTACCAGCGCACCTTCTCCCAGGGCACTTCGCCGCTGGGTTCGAGCGGCCTGTCCAGCGCGAGCTCGAGGAGCTGCCGGAGCATGCGCGCGGTGGCGCCCCAGATCACGTGCTCGCCGCCCCACTCGAAGAAGTTCACCGTCCTCGTGCCGCCGAAGGTCGAGACCCGCAGGGCCCCGGGCTCGATCAGCCTGGCGATGGGCACGTGGAGGATCGCCGCCACCTCGCTCGGATCGGGGACGAGGTCGAGGGGCCAGCGCCGCAGCCTGCCGATGAAGGGGGAGACGAGGTAGCCGGTGATGGTGGCGTAGCGGTCGAGCCGCCCGAGGATCTCCACCTGCTCGGGACGCAGGCCCACCTCCTCCTGCGACTCGCGCAAGGCGCAGGCGAGCTCGTCCTCGCAGCCGTCGCGGCCGCCGCCGGGGAAGGCGATCTGGCCGGGATGTTTGCCGAGGTGATCGCTGCGCCGCAGGAGCACCACGCCGGGCTCGCCCCGCTCCTCGTAGAGCGGGATGAGCACCGAGGCCGGGCGCAGCTGCCGCTCCGGATCGGCGCCGGCATCGGCCAGGCCGCCGACCGCCCTGCCCTCCACCGCGTGGCGCACTGCCTCGAGGAAGGCGTCGGCGGTCACACGTGCACCAGGATCCCCGCACCGAGCAGGCCCAGGAGCAGCACGGCGAGGCCGATGCGGTAGGCGACGAAGACCATGACCGAGCGCTTCTTGAGGAAGGCGATGAGCCCCGCGATCGCGGCGTAGCCCACGACGAAGGAGACCACCGTGCCGGCGACGAGGGTGAGGACGCCGTCGCTGCTGATCCCCGCCTGGTAGAGCTCGAGGAGCTCCTTGAGACCCGCGCCGGAGATCGCCGGGATCGAGAGGAGGAAGGAGAAGCGCGCGGCCTCCGCCCGGTCGAGGCCGCGGAGGAGCCCCGCCGCGATGGTCGAGCCCGAGCGGGAGACGCCGGGGATGAGCGCGAACATCTGGGCGGTGCCCACCAGCAGCGCGTCGGCAAGGGTGATCGAGCGGTTGCCTTCGGTGGGCCCGGCGCGCTTGCCGGCGAAGCGATCGGCGATGCCCATCAGCACGCCCACCACCACCAGCGCGCCGGCGATGACGTAGAGGCTGCGGAGCTCGGTCTTGATCGCCTGCTGGAAGAGGAGGCCCGCCACCACGATCGGCACCGAGCCGGCGCAGATGTAGAAGCCGAGGCGCGCGTCCGGATCCTGCAGCGGCTTGCCGGCCTTGAGGCCGCGGAAGACGCCCCGGATGATCTCGGCGAGATCCTTGCGG
This region includes:
- a CDS encoding efflux RND transporter periplasmic adaptor subunit, with protein sequence MSHAIGRILVPALVAAGLLAGCSGAAEKAALPERSADVATVGVRVVQPRTELAGDLVKATGRLLARNEAMLSARASGSIASIAVEVGDRVKKGDVLLRLDATSAAIGVEQAKAAVAMAEAGLEVATQDLERARSLRASGGVSPAGLEKAEAGFKQAEASLKQARAAARNASKMLADHTLRAPFDGTVTAKLKNVGEYVAMMPPTPVIGLVDATNLEVVLPVPETVVSTVQPGAIVRGVVHPTGTAFEAKVRTVGTVVESGARTVEVRADLVGERSPAMRPNAMVEVDFSVTADVAAAGLYLPAQSVRKEGEKRFVWLVNEGKVVRAEIEAEAVSPGVVRVLGGLDGAAQVVADNGANLKDGMAVQVLQ
- a CDS encoding TetR/AcrR family transcriptional regulator, whose protein sequence is MATTPRRAREIARTRQDILEAAARAFASRGFTGATMQDIAREAGYTAASLYSYFSSKEEIIRGLFESIRNERFSALELPVPEGLTLRQKLDLLVRRQTEVAKRHRDAIRFFYFSSDGAMCNAAREEALTPVEMSALDFEQFFRQEARPEELGGWEPADLALAFAGMTHGFFVRWLRGPSDSSLEEGIPRLLDLFFHGLSGSGNSK
- a CDS encoding mannose-1-phosphate guanylyltransferase; protein product: MATKKRIHPVILAGGSGTRFWPLSREKKPKQLLPLASDKPLVADTAARLVGLSRLEDIVTVCGRAHAPAIRRMLPEEARGGVVVEPAARNTAPAIGLAATVVAARDPKGVLLVLPSDHAILDLQAFRETVQRAVDLAGRGSLVTIGVQPTRAETGFGYIQVGAPLAKGGGHRVTAFHEKPDRERAKGYLAAGGYLWNAGMFAFRADRILEELREHLPDCAAALAKIAPSVGTAGFARAVARHFPTCPSISIDYAVMEKAQDIAVVPASFTWSDLGSFSSLPEVREADAAGNVTSGNVMLFDALQNVVLGQGNKPVALIGVSDLIVVDAGDALLVCNRDRAQEVRKVVEALRARGDGKLL
- a CDS encoding NUDIX hydrolase, which translates into the protein MTADAFLEAVRHAVEGRAVGGLADAGADPERQLRPASVLIPLYEERGEPGVVLLRRSDHLGKHPGQIAFPGGGRDGCEDELACALRESQEEVGLRPEQVEILGRLDRYATITGYLVSPFIGRLRRWPLDLVPDPSEVAAILHVPIARLIEPGALRVSTFGGTRTVNFFEWGGEHVIWGATARMLRQLLELALDRPLEPSGEVPWEKVRW
- the uppP gene encoding undecaprenyl-diphosphatase UppP; the protein is MTLLESIILGIVQGLTEFLPISSTAHLRVIPALLGWNDPGAAFSAVIQIGTVLAVLVYFRKDLAEIIRGVFRGLKAGKPLQDPDARLGFYICAGSVPIVVAGLLFQQAIKTELRSLYVIAGALVVVGVLMGIADRFAGKRAGPTEGNRSITLADALLVGTAQMFALIPGVSRSGSTIAAGLLRGLDRAEAARFSFLLSIPAISGAGLKELLELYQAGISSDGVLTLVAGTVVSFVVGYAAIAGLIAFLKKRSVMVFVAYRIGLAVLLLGLLGAGILVHV